A single region of the Arthrobacter sp. zg-Y20 genome encodes:
- a CDS encoding siderophore-interacting protein, producing MPETPPRQQPGDSAPRKPRPLVTLEVLRREQISEHMVRIVAGGSGFDRFTPSTCADAYCKIWFGPDGAPIDGTEDLESIRARSERDQWPVSRTYTIRSVDRLAREISIDFVVHGDEGLAGPWAARAQAGQHLTFSGPGGAFNPSPDADWYLLAGDESALPAIATVLRALPADAVGQAFVEVAGPGDRQQISKPAGVEVTWLYRGSTPAGRSGLLAEALAAAQWQDGTVQVFAHGEREAMKALRDILFSHRGLERSQVSLSGYWAAGRTEDIFQAEKRTPVGKIL from the coding sequence ATGCCAGAAACTCCCCCGCGCCAGCAGCCCGGCGATTCCGCACCGCGGAAACCGCGGCCGCTGGTGACGCTGGAAGTCCTCCGCCGGGAGCAGATCAGCGAGCACATGGTCCGGATTGTTGCCGGCGGTTCCGGTTTCGACCGGTTCACGCCCAGCACCTGCGCCGATGCCTACTGCAAAATCTGGTTCGGGCCGGACGGAGCGCCGATCGACGGCACGGAGGACCTGGAGAGCATCCGTGCCCGGAGCGAGCGCGACCAGTGGCCGGTTTCGCGCACCTACACCATCCGGAGCGTAGACCGGCTCGCCCGCGAAATCAGCATCGATTTTGTGGTCCACGGCGATGAAGGCCTGGCCGGACCGTGGGCTGCACGGGCGCAGGCCGGCCAGCACCTGACCTTCTCCGGTCCGGGCGGAGCCTTCAACCCCAGCCCGGACGCAGACTGGTACCTCCTGGCAGGCGATGAGTCCGCGCTGCCCGCTATCGCCACCGTGCTCCGGGCGCTGCCGGCCGACGCCGTTGGCCAGGCCTTCGTGGAAGTGGCCGGTCCGGGTGACCGGCAGCAGATCAGCAAGCCGGCGGGCGTGGAAGTGACGTGGCTGTACCGCGGCAGCACTCCGGCCGGCCGAAGCGGGCTGCTCGCGGAAGCCCTCGCTGCAGCCCAGTGGCAGGACGGAACCGTGCAGGTCTTTGCACACGGCGAACGTGAGGCGATGAAAGCCCTGCGGGACATCCTGTTCAGCCACCGCGGGCTGGAGCGTAGCCAGGTCTCCCTCTCAGGCTATTGGGCCGCCGGGCGCACCGAGGATATTTTCCAGGCTGAGAAGCGCACCCCGGTGGGAAAGATCCTTTAG
- a CDS encoding uracil-DNA glycosylase yields MPFPFAAPTPLSAVMAADWAEALAPAVTGFHEIAADLDAERRAGHSILPAPGNILRAFQRPLSEAKVLIVGQDPYPTPGHAVGLSFSVDSRVRPLPRSLNNIFTELHADLGVTPGPSGDLTPWAEQGVLLLNRVLTVRAGAAGSHRRRGWEEITELAVRALAARRRPDGTRPPLVAVLWGRDARSVVPFLGGSPTVESAHPSPLSASRGFFGSRPFSRVNELLAEQGAEPVDWRLGAVR; encoded by the coding sequence ATCCCGTTCCCTTTCGCCGCCCCCACCCCCCTGTCAGCGGTGATGGCGGCGGACTGGGCCGAGGCATTGGCTCCCGCTGTTACCGGCTTCCATGAGATCGCCGCGGATTTGGACGCCGAACGGCGTGCCGGCCACAGCATCCTGCCAGCCCCGGGGAACATCCTGCGGGCCTTCCAGCGCCCGCTGTCCGAAGCAAAGGTGCTGATTGTCGGACAGGACCCGTACCCCACGCCTGGACACGCCGTCGGACTGTCCTTCTCGGTGGACTCCCGGGTGCGCCCGCTGCCGCGCAGCCTGAACAATATCTTTACCGAGCTCCATGCCGACCTCGGCGTGACGCCCGGCCCGTCGGGAGACCTCACGCCGTGGGCGGAGCAGGGGGTGCTCCTGTTGAACCGGGTACTCACCGTCCGTGCCGGCGCAGCAGGGTCACACCGCCGCCGCGGCTGGGAGGAAATCACGGAGCTGGCGGTCCGGGCATTGGCCGCCAGGCGCCGCCCGGACGGAACCCGTCCCCCGCTGGTTGCCGTGTTGTGGGGCCGGGACGCTCGAAGCGTTGTCCCGTTCCTCGGGGGCTCGCCCACGGTGGAATCGGCCCATCCCAGCCCGCTCTCCGCTTCCCGCGGGTTCTTCGGTTCCCGGCCGTTCAGCCGCGTTAATGAGCTGTTGGCGGAGCAGGGCGCCGAACCGGTGGACTGGCGGCTGGGCGCGGTACGGTAG
- a CDS encoding DUF3263 domain-containing protein, with protein sequence MAESTEAERFSLDGTVDPDSPLGAQEQQMLALERAWWKYAGAKEQAIRDLFGMSATRYYQVLNALIDTEEALAHDPMLVKRLRRLRTSRQQARTARRLGTGV encoded by the coding sequence GTGGCGGAATCGACAGAAGCCGAACGGTTTTCGCTGGACGGCACCGTGGATCCGGACAGCCCGCTGGGGGCCCAGGAACAGCAGATGCTCGCCTTGGAGCGGGCCTGGTGGAAGTACGCCGGAGCCAAGGAACAGGCAATCCGTGATTTGTTCGGTATGTCGGCAACACGGTATTACCAGGTCCTCAACGCACTGATCGACACCGAAGAAGCCCTCGCCCACGATCCGATGCTGGTCAAGCGATTGCGTAGACTACGAACGAGCCGCCAGCAGGCCCGTACCGCCCGCCGACTGGGCACGGGCGTCTAG